Proteins co-encoded in one Kribbella solani genomic window:
- a CDS encoding SDR family NAD(P)-dependent oxidoreductase, with protein sequence MRTIVVTGGATGIGRATAEQFRADGDEVVITGRRADVLAKAAAELGVRGVVCDATDPAQIEQLLAELPERIDVLVNNAGGNTDFNQPATDLTQRPNGGPAERPGGDQVQPPGGEVVQPSGRELMQLKAAWLANLEANLISAVLTTTALAPRLTAAVVHLGSIAGARGAGSYGASKAGLALWNAEVAAELGPRGITSNVVAPGFTADTEFFQGRLTAERRETLLQATLTKREGQVADIAATIHFLASPAARHLTGQVLHVNGGALTTR encoded by the coding sequence ATGCGTACGATCGTGGTGACCGGGGGAGCGACCGGTATCGGGCGGGCGACCGCGGAGCAGTTCCGGGCTGATGGTGACGAGGTGGTGATCACCGGGCGGCGCGCTGACGTGCTGGCCAAGGCGGCGGCCGAGCTTGGTGTCAGGGGAGTGGTGTGCGACGCGACCGACCCGGCGCAGATCGAGCAACTGCTCGCCGAGCTACCCGAGCGGATCGACGTCCTGGTCAACAACGCCGGCGGCAACACCGACTTCAATCAACCGGCAACGGACCTCACGCAGCGACCGAACGGCGGCCCGGCTGAGCGTCCGGGCGGCGACCAGGTTCAGCCACCCGGTGGCGAGGTGGTTCAGCCGTCGGGTCGGGAGCTGATGCAGTTGAAGGCGGCCTGGCTGGCCAACCTGGAGGCGAACCTGATCTCGGCCGTGCTGACCACCACCGCGCTCGCACCCCGCCTGACGGCGGCTGTCGTCCATCTGGGCTCGATCGCCGGCGCGCGTGGAGCCGGTTCGTACGGCGCTTCCAAGGCGGGACTGGCCCTGTGGAACGCCGAGGTCGCCGCCGAGCTCGGCCCGCGCGGCATCACCTCGAACGTGGTCGCGCCCGGCTTCACCGCCGACACCGAGTTCTTCCAAGGCCGGCTGACCGCCGAGCGACGTGAGACGTTGCTCCAGGCAACCTTGACCAAGCGCGAGGGCCAGGTCGCCGACATCGCGGCCACCATCCACTTCCTCGCCTCCCCGGCCGCCCGCCACCTCACCGGCCAGGTCCTCCACGTAAACGGCGGCGCCCTGACCACCCGCTAA
- a CDS encoding LacI family DNA-binding transcriptional regulator — protein MRPTVKDVAKLAGVSPKTVSNVINGIVFVRPETRARVESALAELDYVPNMSARGLRNGRTGMIALALPDLLRPYSAEIVHLVVELAHERGWGVQIEQTAAEPKREFELLSKARAYLVDGLILNPVNLDDSAVLSAGPLPPLVLIGDVDQDLVSQVAIDNVAAARDLTQHLLDRGCRRIAVVGTPEVPRGSSGAGVLAGSSAGEPGTAASRLRTAGYREALAAAGIPVDPALEISLDRWRPEGAATVVGKYLTEHELPDAFFCFTDSMAAGALSALWSAGVRVPEQTLVAGFDNILESQFMIPPLTTIDFDRREFVAAALDLLGERMADKAAPPRRVMVPHRVIERASTAR, from the coding sequence ATGCGTCCCACCGTCAAAGATGTGGCAAAGCTGGCTGGGGTGTCGCCGAAGACGGTGTCCAACGTGATCAACGGGATCGTCTTCGTCCGGCCGGAGACCCGCGCCCGGGTCGAGAGCGCGCTGGCGGAGCTCGACTACGTGCCGAACATGAGCGCCCGCGGCCTGCGCAACGGCCGGACCGGGATGATCGCGCTCGCGTTGCCGGACCTGCTCCGCCCGTACTCGGCCGAGATCGTCCACCTGGTCGTCGAGCTCGCGCACGAACGCGGCTGGGGCGTACAGATCGAGCAGACCGCCGCCGAGCCGAAGCGTGAGTTCGAGCTGCTGTCGAAGGCCCGCGCGTACCTGGTCGACGGCCTGATCCTGAACCCGGTCAACCTCGACGACAGCGCGGTCCTGTCCGCGGGCCCGCTGCCGCCGCTGGTGCTGATCGGCGACGTCGACCAGGACCTGGTCAGCCAGGTGGCGATCGACAACGTCGCCGCCGCGCGGGACCTGACCCAGCACCTGCTCGACCGCGGCTGCCGCCGGATCGCCGTCGTCGGTACGCCGGAGGTCCCGCGCGGATCGAGCGGCGCGGGCGTACTGGCCGGATCGTCCGCGGGCGAACCGGGTACGGCGGCGTCGCGGCTGCGGACGGCCGGGTACCGCGAGGCGCTCGCGGCGGCCGGCATACCGGTCGATCCGGCGCTGGAGATCAGCCTGGACCGCTGGCGGCCGGAGGGCGCGGCGACCGTGGTGGGGAAGTACCTGACCGAGCACGAGCTGCCGGACGCGTTCTTCTGCTTCACCGACTCGATGGCCGCCGGGGCGTTGTCGGCGTTGTGGAGCGCGGGCGTCCGCGTACCGGAGCAGACGCTGGTGGCCGGGTTCGACAACATTCTCGAGAGTCAGTTCATGATTCCGCCGTTGACGACGATCGACTTCGACCGGCGTGAGTTCGTCGCGGCCGCGCTCGACCTGCTCGGCGAGCGGATGGCGGACAAGGCGGCACCACCGCGCCGGGTGATGGTCCCGCACCGGGTGATCGAGCGGGCCAGTACCGCACGATAA
- a CDS encoding extracellular solute-binding protein, with the protein MSDLSRRGLLKTAAALAGGGLLVGCAPGASRSATDLSYWHLMTGSDGAVMAGLVDAVNAANLGFRATQTVLAWGPPYYTKLAMASAGGRAPDVAIMHASRIAGYAPGGLLEPWDLDLLAEVGLHESDFPARVWEKCQYDGKPYAIALDTHPFVLYYNTEHARKAGVTDALRTMKSPEEFTEVATKLQQVTGKHGLSYGYLGDGSQMWRLFYTLYRQTGADMKLVPGQKAEVDEDAAVKTLKFIRSLLNDKIASRSGDGGTATAEFLHGESGMFFGGVWELPALKDAKLPVDAMPIPTLFGTQAAYADSHTFVLPRQSKVDPERRKHVYRMVAEILKRSVKWADGGHIPAYQPVTKSAEYLALKPQSNYAGIPAYVNYDPDVWFSGAGSDFQNYFSENVQNVFLGSGDPAAGFDGFVARLNKLLDRPQPV; encoded by the coding sequence ATGAGTGACCTCTCCCGGCGCGGCCTGCTGAAGACAGCGGCCGCGCTCGCCGGTGGCGGGTTGCTCGTCGGCTGCGCGCCTGGTGCGTCGCGGTCGGCGACCGACCTCAGCTATTGGCACCTGATGACCGGTAGTGACGGCGCGGTGATGGCCGGCCTGGTGGACGCCGTCAACGCCGCGAACCTCGGGTTCCGCGCGACCCAGACAGTGCTCGCCTGGGGCCCGCCGTACTACACCAAGCTGGCGATGGCCTCGGCCGGCGGCCGCGCCCCGGACGTGGCGATCATGCACGCGTCCCGGATCGCCGGGTACGCGCCCGGCGGGCTGCTGGAACCGTGGGATCTCGACCTGCTGGCCGAGGTCGGCCTGCACGAAAGCGACTTCCCGGCGCGGGTCTGGGAGAAGTGCCAGTACGACGGCAAGCCGTACGCGATCGCGCTCGACACCCACCCGTTCGTGCTCTACTACAACACCGAGCACGCGCGGAAGGCCGGAGTCACGGACGCGCTCCGGACGATGAAGAGCCCGGAGGAGTTCACCGAGGTCGCGACCAAGCTGCAGCAGGTGACCGGCAAGCACGGCCTGTCGTACGGGTATCTGGGCGACGGCTCGCAGATGTGGCGGCTCTTCTACACGCTGTACCGGCAGACCGGCGCGGACATGAAGCTGGTGCCTGGGCAGAAGGCCGAGGTGGACGAGGACGCCGCGGTGAAGACGCTGAAGTTCATCCGGTCGCTGCTGAACGACAAGATCGCCTCCCGCAGCGGTGATGGCGGTACGGCGACGGCCGAGTTCCTGCACGGCGAGAGCGGCATGTTCTTCGGCGGTGTCTGGGAGCTGCCCGCGCTGAAGGACGCGAAACTGCCGGTCGACGCGATGCCGATCCCGACCTTGTTCGGTACGCAGGCGGCGTACGCGGACTCGCACACGTTCGTACTGCCGCGGCAGTCGAAGGTCGATCCGGAGCGGCGCAAGCACGTGTACCGGATGGTCGCGGAGATCCTGAAGCGCTCGGTGAAGTGGGCCGACGGCGGCCACATCCCGGCGTACCAGCCGGTGACGAAGAGCGCCGAGTACCTGGCGCTGAAGCCGCAGTCGAACTACGCGGGCATCCCGGCGTACGTGAACTACGACCCGGACGTGTGGTTCAGCGGTGCCGGCAGCGACTTCCAGAACTACTTCTCCGAGAACGTCCAGAACGTGTTCCTCGGCAGTGGTGACCCAGCGGCCGGGTTCGACGGGTTCGTGGCCCGGCTGAACAAGCTGCTCGACCGTCCGCAACCGGTGTGA
- a CDS encoding carbohydrate ABC transporter permease — protein sequence MSTAGGRLKAKRGETLTGWAFAAPFAVLFGLFLVVPAVYGLYLSFTGETLTGAGSGLVGLSNYADALRDPDMWKSLGNTLWFTLLSTVPLVVLSLALALLVNLGLPGRWLWRLSFFLPYLLASTVVVMFWSWMYNPTLGLINGVLAKFGGAPVAWLQDPKVAMLSVVITTLWWTIGFNFLLYLAALQNIPEQQFEAAAIDGAGKWRQLFSIVIPQLTPTTVLILMLQILASLKVFDQIYMLTNGGPGGKTRSIVQYIYESGFTGYRFGYSSAISYLFFALIVLVSLAQYKLINRRSAA from the coding sequence ATGTCTACTGCTGGTGGCCGGTTGAAGGCCAAGCGCGGGGAAACCCTCACCGGATGGGCGTTCGCGGCGCCGTTCGCCGTCCTGTTCGGGCTGTTCCTGGTGGTACCGGCCGTGTACGGCCTCTACCTGAGCTTCACCGGTGAGACGCTGACCGGCGCGGGCAGCGGCCTGGTCGGGCTGTCGAACTACGCCGACGCGCTGCGCGACCCGGACATGTGGAAGTCGCTCGGCAACACGTTGTGGTTCACGCTGTTGAGCACTGTCCCGCTGGTGGTGCTGTCGCTCGCACTGGCGTTGCTGGTGAACCTCGGTCTGCCGGGTCGCTGGCTGTGGCGGCTGTCGTTCTTCCTGCCGTACCTGCTCGCGTCGACCGTCGTGGTGATGTTCTGGAGCTGGATGTACAACCCGACACTCGGGTTGATCAACGGCGTCCTCGCCAAGTTCGGTGGCGCTCCGGTGGCCTGGCTGCAGGACCCGAAGGTGGCGATGCTGTCGGTCGTGATCACCACGCTGTGGTGGACGATCGGCTTCAACTTCCTGCTCTACCTGGCGGCGCTGCAGAACATCCCGGAGCAGCAGTTCGAGGCGGCCGCGATCGACGGCGCCGGCAAGTGGCGGCAGCTGTTCTCGATAGTGATCCCGCAGCTGACGCCGACCACCGTGCTGATCCTGATGCTGCAGATCCTGGCGTCGCTGAAGGTGTTCGACCAGATCTACATGCTCACCAACGGCGGACCGGGCGGCAAGACGCGGTCGATCGTGCAGTACATCTACGAGTCCGGCTTCACCGGTTACCGGTTCGGCTACTCGTCGGCCATCTCGTACCTGTTCTTCGCGCTCATCGTCCTGGTGTCGCTGGCGCAGTACAAGCTGATCAACCGCAGGAGCGCCGCATGA
- a CDS encoding carbohydrate ABC transporter permease — MSTYTLSRGIKRTHKPGENPWSVSRMAALLVLAVLAATWLVPFAWAVLTSLKSEADAGASGLTIKPPDGFSFDAYRKVLSAGDIPSWAWNSLITSVAITLITVATSALAGYAFSRVNFKGKRWLYAAIIAAIIIPPQLLIVPLFRQMLAFNLVDTYWGIILPQAFAPAMVLILKRFFDQIPVELEEAARVDGASRLRVFWSIVLPLSRPILAAVAIFVFIGAWNNFLWPFIVTTDAHLMTLPVGLQTVKSAYGLQYAQNMASAILAALPLVVVFLFFQRQIIKGIATTGFGGQ; from the coding sequence ATGAGTACGTACACGCTGAGCCGGGGCATCAAGCGAACGCACAAGCCGGGCGAGAATCCCTGGAGCGTGTCCAGAATGGCCGCGCTGCTGGTGCTCGCCGTGCTGGCGGCGACCTGGCTCGTACCGTTCGCGTGGGCGGTACTCACCTCACTCAAGAGCGAAGCCGACGCCGGCGCGTCCGGGCTGACGATCAAGCCGCCGGACGGGTTCAGCTTCGACGCGTACAGGAAGGTGCTTTCGGCGGGTGACATTCCCTCCTGGGCGTGGAACAGCCTGATCACGTCGGTGGCGATCACGCTGATCACGGTCGCCACGTCGGCGCTCGCCGGGTACGCGTTCTCGCGGGTGAACTTCAAGGGCAAGCGCTGGCTGTACGCGGCGATCATCGCGGCGATCATCATTCCGCCGCAGCTGCTGATCGTCCCGCTGTTCCGGCAGATGCTGGCGTTCAACCTGGTCGACACCTATTGGGGGATCATCCTGCCGCAGGCGTTCGCGCCCGCGATGGTGCTGATCCTGAAACGGTTCTTCGACCAGATCCCGGTGGAGCTGGAAGAGGCGGCAAGGGTGGACGGCGCGAGCCGGTTGCGGGTGTTCTGGTCGATCGTGCTGCCGTTGTCGAGGCCGATCCTGGCGGCGGTGGCGATCTTCGTGTTCATCGGCGCCTGGAACAACTTCCTCTGGCCGTTCATCGTCACCACCGACGCGCACCTGATGACGCTGCCCGTGGGTCTGCAGACGGTGAAGAGCGCGTACGGCCTGCAGTACGCGCAGAACATGGCCTCCGCGATCCTGGCCGCGCTACCACTGGTCGTGGTGTTCCTGTTCTTCCAGCGGCAGATCATCAAGGGAATTGCTACCACTGGCTTCGGTGGTCAGTAA
- a CDS encoding amidohydrolase codes for MNQSVDLGEIYRDLHAHPELSLHEVRTAGMVAARLESFGYDVTTGVGGTGVVGVLRNGDGPIVLLRADMDALPVEEKTGLPYASRVRANDPDGNDVPVMHACGHDVHVTCLLGAAQALAAGRTGWRGTLLLVFQPAEELGRGAQDMIDDGLYARFGTPSVVLGQHVAPLPAGIIGLRAGPSFAGADTLHVTMYGRGAHGSRPEASIDPVVMAAATVMQLQTVVSREVPAADTAVLTIGSLRAGTKDNIIPDDAELQLSIRSFEPRVRETVMAAVERIVNGEAATAGAPKPPEIRHVTTFPAVVNDTEGVARTQAAFEQEFGAERIVDPGPVTGSEDVGILATAASAPCVYWLLGGADPALFAGARDIARLQEIIQDLPSNHSPLFAPVPDPTLAVGVQALVRAARTWLR; via the coding sequence GTGAATCAGTCTGTCGACCTTGGCGAGATCTACCGGGACCTGCACGCGCACCCCGAGCTCTCGCTGCACGAGGTCCGCACCGCGGGAATGGTCGCCGCGCGGCTGGAATCGTTCGGGTACGACGTCACGACCGGCGTCGGCGGCACCGGCGTGGTCGGCGTACTGCGCAACGGTGACGGACCGATCGTGCTGCTGCGTGCCGACATGGATGCGCTGCCGGTCGAGGAGAAGACCGGCCTGCCGTACGCGAGCCGCGTACGCGCGAATGACCCGGACGGCAACGACGTGCCCGTGATGCACGCCTGCGGGCACGACGTCCACGTCACCTGTCTGCTCGGAGCGGCCCAAGCTCTCGCGGCGGGCCGCACCGGCTGGCGCGGCACCCTGCTCCTGGTCTTCCAGCCGGCCGAAGAGCTCGGCCGCGGCGCCCAGGACATGATCGACGACGGGTTGTACGCGAGGTTCGGCACGCCGTCGGTCGTACTCGGTCAGCATGTCGCGCCGCTGCCGGCCGGGATCATCGGGCTCCGCGCGGGGCCGTCGTTCGCGGGCGCCGACACGCTGCACGTGACGATGTACGGTCGCGGCGCGCACGGTTCGCGGCCCGAGGCCTCGATCGACCCGGTGGTGATGGCGGCGGCTACGGTGATGCAGCTGCAGACGGTGGTGTCCCGGGAAGTGCCCGCGGCGGACACCGCCGTACTCACCATCGGTTCGCTGCGGGCCGGCACCAAGGACAACATCATCCCGGACGACGCCGAGCTACAGCTGAGCATCCGCTCCTTCGAGCCGCGCGTACGGGAAACCGTGATGGCGGCCGTCGAACGCATCGTCAACGGCGAAGCCGCCACCGCCGGGGCACCCAAGCCACCGGAGATCCGGCACGTCACGACCTTCCCCGCGGTCGTCAACGACACCGAGGGCGTCGCGCGCACCCAAGCGGCGTTCGAGCAGGAGTTCGGCGCCGAGCGGATCGTGGACCCGGGACCGGTGACCGGCAGCGAGGACGTCGGCATCCTGGCCACGGCCGCTTCCGCGCCGTGCGTCTACTGGCTGCTCGGCGGCGCCGACCCGGCACTCTTCGCGGGCGCCAGGGACATCGCCAGGCTGCAGGAGATCATCCAGGACCTGCCGTCGAACCATTCACCGCTGTTCGCGCCGGTACCTGACCCGACCCTCGCGGTGGGCGTTCAAGCGCTGGTCCGCGCGGCCCGAACCTGGCTCCGCTGA
- a CDS encoding YciI family protein, which yields MKYMLLIYGNEQTWSALAALGLDQVMAEHRKLGAELKANGELVDGIGLTVDNARVVRVNDGVAAVTDGPFTEAKEVLAGYYVVDCDLDRATEIAARLPEAPYSPIEIREFTATPLDD from the coding sequence ATGAAGTACATGCTGCTGATCTACGGGAACGAGCAGACCTGGAGCGCGCTGGCGGCGCTGGGCCTGGATCAGGTGATGGCAGAGCACCGCAAGCTCGGCGCGGAGCTGAAAGCGAACGGCGAACTCGTCGACGGCATCGGGCTGACCGTCGACAACGCGCGGGTGGTCCGGGTCAACGACGGCGTGGCCGCGGTCACCGACGGGCCGTTCACCGAGGCCAAGGAAGTCCTGGCCGGGTACTACGTCGTCGACTGCGATCTCGACCGCGCGACGGAGATCGCCGCCCGGCTGCCCGAGGCCCCGTACTCGCCGATCGAGATCCGCGAGTTCACCGCCACTCCCCTCGACGACTGA
- a CDS encoding carboxymuconolactone decarboxylase family protein, translated as MQARMTNPAEILPDATKGIQNIYKAIGQSGTDGKVLELVHLRASQINGCSPCVFGGIKSALRSGETDERLHQVAAWRDSDLSTDAERAALEMAEAATRLADNPTSVSDEIWAAAAAQFSEKELSAIVLMIALTNLFNRINTTIRVPAGATW; from the coding sequence ATGCAAGCACGGATGACCAACCCCGCCGAGATCCTGCCGGACGCCACCAAGGGCATCCAGAACATCTACAAGGCCATCGGCCAGTCCGGTACCGACGGCAAGGTACTGGAGCTGGTGCACCTGCGGGCCAGCCAGATCAACGGCTGCTCGCCGTGTGTCTTCGGCGGGATCAAGTCGGCGCTCAGGAGCGGCGAGACCGACGAACGGCTGCACCAGGTCGCCGCCTGGCGGGACTCCGACCTGTCCACCGACGCCGAACGCGCGGCGCTGGAGATGGCCGAGGCGGCGACCCGGCTGGCCGACAACCCGACCTCGGTCAGCGACGAGATCTGGGCCGCGGCCGCGGCCCAGTTCAGCGAGAAGGAACTGTCGGCGATCGTCCTGATGATCGCGCTCACCAACCTGTTCAACCGGATCAACACGACGATCCGCGTACCGGCCGGTGCCACCTGGTAG
- a CDS encoding sugar phosphate isomerase/epimerase family protein: MSCLWSVFTKPWAGLPGAELGALVAGIGFAGAEIPVRDTAYVTPANAQRELPKFSSQLRTEGVEPISVASDLSEPVFAACAEAGVPMIRIMAELGPDGYAASVRRNREQLEQAVELTERYDVQVGVQPHHGRYVSSTLGVLQLLDGLPNHFKLVWDAAHDALAGDHPAVTLELGADRLGIVNLKNVHYTRTNGNWRTHFVEAEDGLSDWPAVFAALRQVNYNGPVCLTGQYSDPAVPVEERLRNDLHFAVTSAAQHPSRE; this comes from the coding sequence ATGTCCTGTTTGTGGTCCGTTTTCACCAAACCGTGGGCCGGGCTGCCGGGTGCCGAACTCGGCGCGCTGGTCGCCGGAATCGGGTTCGCGGGCGCCGAGATCCCGGTCCGGGACACCGCGTACGTGACGCCGGCGAACGCCCAGCGGGAGCTGCCGAAGTTCAGCTCTCAACTGCGCACGGAGGGTGTCGAACCGATCAGCGTCGCGAGTGACCTGTCCGAGCCGGTGTTCGCGGCGTGCGCGGAGGCCGGGGTGCCGATGATCCGGATCATGGCCGAGCTCGGCCCGGACGGGTACGCCGCGTCGGTCCGGCGAAACCGCGAGCAGTTGGAGCAGGCCGTCGAACTCACCGAGCGGTACGACGTACAAGTCGGCGTGCAGCCACATCACGGGCGGTACGTATCGTCGACGCTCGGCGTACTGCAACTGCTCGACGGGCTACCGAACCACTTCAAGCTGGTGTGGGACGCCGCGCACGACGCGCTGGCCGGTGATCACCCGGCGGTGACCCTGGAACTCGGCGCCGATCGACTGGGCATCGTGAACCTGAAGAACGTCCACTACACCCGTACGAACGGCAACTGGCGAACGCACTTCGTCGAGGCCGAGGACGGGCTGTCGGACTGGCCGGCTGTCTTCGCCGCATTGCGGCAGGTGAACTACAACGGTCCGGTCTGCCTCACCGGGCAGTACTCCGACCCCGCCGTACCGGTCGAGGAACGGCTCCGAAACGACCTGCACTTCGCTGTCACATCCGCCGCGCAGCATCCGTCAAGGGAGTGA
- a CDS encoding carbohydrate ABC transporter permease, with protein sequence MTTDVRRRLVVFTCFLVTAVTLVPVVMMLLVAFQSDAESMAAKPSFWPSSWHPENLTRAFDLVPLGKYLLNTVYFAAGTTILETVTAALAAYAFARLNFPGRSWLFGIYLATLMIPSQVTLIPQFVLVAKLHGIDTWPGMILPHAFTAIGVFLLRQFFLGIPRDYEEAARLDGANRWQAFVRVIVPLAVPAIATLAVFKFIGQWNNLLWPLVISNSDATRTASVGLQVFQDTNGTQWNLLLMAATVTTIPLIVLFFLTQRWFVRGITMSGLGGR encoded by the coding sequence ATGACAACTGACGTACGCCGACGGCTTGTCGTCTTCACCTGCTTCCTGGTCACGGCCGTCACGCTCGTACCGGTCGTGATGATGCTGCTGGTCGCGTTCCAGTCCGATGCCGAGTCGATGGCTGCGAAGCCGTCCTTCTGGCCGTCGAGCTGGCACCCGGAGAACCTGACCCGCGCGTTCGACCTGGTTCCGCTCGGCAAGTACCTGCTGAACACCGTCTACTTCGCTGCCGGAACAACGATCCTCGAAACCGTCACGGCCGCCTTAGCCGCGTACGCGTTCGCGCGACTGAACTTCCCGGGCCGGAGCTGGTTGTTCGGCATCTACCTCGCGACGCTGATGATCCCGTCGCAGGTGACGCTGATTCCGCAGTTCGTGCTGGTGGCGAAGCTGCATGGGATCGACACCTGGCCGGGGATGATCCTGCCGCACGCGTTCACCGCGATCGGGGTGTTCCTGCTCCGGCAGTTCTTCCTCGGTATCCCCCGCGACTACGAGGAGGCCGCGCGGCTGGACGGCGCGAACCGGTGGCAGGCGTTCGTCCGGGTGATCGTGCCGCTCGCGGTGCCGGCGATCGCGACGCTGGCGGTGTTCAAATTCATCGGCCAGTGGAACAACCTGCTCTGGCCGCTGGTCATCTCGAACAGCGACGCGACGCGGACCGCGTCGGTCGGGCTGCAGGTGTTCCAGGACACCAACGGCACCCAGTGGAACCTGTTGCTGATGGCCGCGACCGTGACCACGATCCCGCTGATCGTGCTGTTCTTCCTGACCCAGCGCTGGTTCGTCCGAGGTATCACCATGAGTGGGCTGGGAGGCCGCTGA
- a CDS encoding carbohydrate ABC transporter permease, with product MAIDTAPAIGVAPATRPTPRWRNRESLTAWLFILPSLIGFLIFTAGPVVAAGVISLLDWNLFSSPTWAGLHNFARLGPDPTFWSALGNTAYFTLVSVPLTILVSLALALLLNLGLKRITIFRSLLLLPYATITVAVAFVWIWLYIPHDGLVNAVLGWFGVSGPAWLISDSWAMPALILMSVWKSFGFGMVVFLAGLQAIPQQLYEAGRVDGTSPWNSFRHITLPMLSPALFFVVVTSVIGSFQVFDQALIMTNGGPGSRTTTLVMYIYRTGFENYDQGYAAAQSLVLFAFIVVITAGQFLFQRRLVHYDN from the coding sequence ATGGCCATCGATACGGCACCTGCAATCGGCGTGGCACCTGCGACCAGACCGACGCCGCGCTGGCGTAACCGTGAATCGCTCACCGCCTGGCTGTTCATCCTGCCGAGCCTGATCGGGTTCCTGATCTTCACCGCCGGTCCGGTCGTCGCCGCGGGCGTCATCTCCCTGCTCGACTGGAACCTGTTCAGCTCACCTACCTGGGCCGGGCTGCACAACTTCGCCCGCCTCGGACCGGACCCGACGTTCTGGTCGGCGCTCGGCAACACGGCGTACTTCACCCTGGTCAGCGTCCCGTTGACGATCCTGGTCAGCCTCGCGCTCGCCCTGCTGCTGAACCTGGGCCTGAAGCGGATCACGATCTTCCGCTCACTCCTGCTGTTGCCGTACGCAACCATCACGGTCGCGGTCGCGTTCGTCTGGATCTGGCTGTACATCCCGCACGACGGTCTGGTGAACGCGGTGCTCGGCTGGTTCGGCGTCAGCGGTCCGGCGTGGTTGATCTCGGACAGCTGGGCGATGCCCGCGCTGATCCTGATGAGCGTCTGGAAGAGCTTCGGCTTCGGCATGGTGGTCTTCCTCGCCGGACTGCAGGCAATCCCGCAACAGTTGTACGAGGCCGGACGGGTCGACGGCACGTCACCGTGGAACAGCTTCCGCCATATCACTTTGCCGATGCTCTCGCCCGCGCTGTTCTTCGTCGTGGTGACATCCGTGATCGGGTCGTTCCAGGTGTTCGACCAGGCCCTGATCATGACCAACGGCGGTCCAGGCAGCCGGACCACGACGCTCGTCATGTACATCTACCGAACCGGCTTCGAGAACTACGACCAGGGGTACGCGGCGGCCCAGTCGCTCGTACTGTTCGCGTTCATCGTGGTCATCACGGCCGGCCAGTTCCTGTTCCAGCGGAGGCTGGTGCACTATGACAACTGA